One window of Acidobacteriota bacterium genomic DNA carries:
- a CDS encoding YwiC-like family protein, with product MASPPTSSVRLRSIALPVEHGGWGLLATPILLGLVVAPSASGAWLALAATGAFLARQPLRLALGDWQRGKWYPRTAWAWRLALAFAALALVGVGLAWFTTTHAFWLPLAVAAPLAIVQFAYDLRGDGRAFVAEVSGATSLGSLAAAMAMAAGWPLAPSAVLWALLSVQAVGAILYVSARLRLARGTLARRAPAWLAHAAALVLSVALAAAGHAPWLAGVAFLVLTARAVVGLWPPHGGTRTTVVGFQEVGASLLLVASLALGYHLDW from the coding sequence ATGGCCTCACCCCCCACCTCGTCGGTACGTCTGCGCTCCATCGCCCTGCCCGTCGAGCACGGCGGGTGGGGCCTGCTCGCGACGCCGATCCTGCTCGGCCTCGTCGTGGCCCCTTCGGCGTCGGGGGCGTGGCTCGCCCTCGCCGCGACCGGCGCGTTCCTCGCGCGCCAACCCCTGCGACTCGCGCTCGGCGACTGGCAACGTGGCAAGTGGTACCCGCGCACGGCGTGGGCCTGGCGCCTGGCGCTGGCGTTCGCGGCGCTGGCGCTCGTGGGCGTGGGGCTTGCCTGGTTCACGACGACTCACGCGTTCTGGCTGCCGCTCGCCGTCGCGGCCCCGCTCGCGATCGTGCAGTTCGCCTACGATCTCCGCGGCGACGGGCGCGCGTTCGTCGCGGAAGTGAGCGGGGCGACCTCGCTCGGTTCGCTCGCCGCCGCCATGGCGATGGCCGCCGGGTGGCCGCTGGCCCCGTCGGCCGTGCTGTGGGCGCTGCTGTCGGTTCAGGCCGTTGGCGCGATCCTCTACGTCTCGGCGCGGCTGCGCCTCGCGCGCGGCACCCTGGCCCGTCGCGCTCCCGCGTGGCTCGCGCATGCCGCCGCGCTCGTGCTCTCGGTCGCGCTCGCCGCGGCCGGGCATGCGCCCTGGCTGGCCGGGGTCGCGTTTCTCGTCCTGACTGCGCGGGCCGTCGTGGGGCTGTGGCCGCCGCACGGGGGAACGCGCACCACCGTCGTCGGGTTCCAGGAGGTGGGTGCGAGCCTGCTGCTCGTCGCCAGTCTGGCCCTCGGCTATCATCTCGACTGGTGA
- a CDS encoding peroxiredoxin yields the protein MSGPLPIGSDAPDFEAMTTEGRIRFHEWLGDSWGVLFSHPKDFTPVCTTELGYMARIKPEFERRHVKIIGLSVDPVESHHGWSKDIEETQGHAPNYPMIGDADLKVSKLYGMLPAEAGETCEGRTAADNQTVRNVYVIGPDKKIKLVISYPMSTGRNFDEVLRVIDSMQLTARHKVATPVNWRDGDEVIILTAVSDAEAKEKFPEGWRAPRPYLRYVPQPKP from the coding sequence ATGAGTGGCCCCCTCCCCATCGGTTCCGACGCCCCCGACTTCGAGGCCATGACCACGGAAGGCCGCATCCGCTTCCACGAGTGGCTCGGCGATTCGTGGGGCGTGCTCTTCAGCCACCCCAAGGACTTCACGCCCGTGTGCACGACGGAGCTTGGCTACATGGCGCGCATCAAGCCTGAGTTCGAGCGTCGTCACGTGAAGATCATCGGCCTCAGCGTCGATCCCGTCGAGAGCCATCATGGCTGGTCGAAGGACATCGAAGAGACGCAGGGGCACGCACCCAACTACCCGATGATTGGCGATGCCGACCTGAAGGTGTCGAAGCTCTATGGCATGCTGCCGGCCGAAGCCGGCGAGACATGTGAAGGGCGCACGGCCGCCGACAACCAGACGGTGCGCAACGTCTACGTCATCGGGCCCGACAAGAAGATCAAGCTCGTGATCTCGTACCCGATGAGCACGGGACGCAACTTCGACGAGGTGCTGCGGGTCATCGACTCGATGCAGCTCACCGCCAGGCACAAGGTCGCAACGCCGGTGAACTGGCGCGATGGCGACGAGGTGATCATCCTGACGGCCGTGTCCGACGCCGAGGCGAAGGAGAAGTTCCCCGAGGGCTGGCGTGCGCCGCGCCCGTACCTGCGCTACGTCCCGCAGCCCAAGCCGTGA
- the pgtP gene encoding phosphoglycerate transporter protein PgtP, translated as MFGFFRPAPFIDPLPATAVDREYKSQRRKVFAGIFIGYAAYYLVRQNFALAIPDILREHPEYTKAQLGTAMTGLALAYGLSKFLMGAVSDRSNPRYFMTVGLLLSCAVMAVSGLVKAVYASLVLVIALQTLNGWVQGMGWPPCGKTMVHWFGTRERGRVVAFWNVAHNVGGGLVAKFALAGVLIFGDWGAKFYFNALIAGVIAIVIFFLLKDTPQSCGLPPIEEHQNDYRPDYSADHERIFTFREIFFQHVFNNKFLWAIAIANAFAYFVRYGVVNWIPTYLETAKGFSFRESSMAWALYEFAAIPGTIACGWISDTVFRSRRAPATILFMAATLVAVVVYWLNLEGPLWVDYAALIAIGFFIYGPIMIIGLHALDLVPKKAAGTAAGFTGFFGYVFGSAIAGTGVGWIADHYEWRGVFITMIACCVLTMVFSALTLSHRLDSHRRDPVGG; from the coding sequence ATGTTCGGCTTCTTCCGGCCCGCGCCGTTCATCGACCCGCTACCCGCGACCGCGGTCGACCGCGAGTACAAGTCCCAGCGGCGCAAGGTCTTCGCCGGGATCTTCATCGGCTACGCGGCCTACTACCTCGTCCGGCAGAACTTCGCCCTCGCCATCCCCGACATCCTGCGCGAGCACCCCGAGTACACGAAGGCCCAGCTCGGCACGGCCATGACCGGCCTGGCGCTCGCCTACGGCCTGTCGAAATTCCTCATGGGCGCCGTGTCCGACCGCAGCAACCCCCGGTACTTCATGACCGTGGGGCTGCTCCTGTCGTGCGCCGTCATGGCGGTGAGCGGCCTCGTGAAGGCCGTCTACGCCTCGCTCGTCCTCGTCATCGCCCTCCAGACGCTGAACGGGTGGGTCCAGGGCATGGGCTGGCCGCCCTGCGGCAAGACCATGGTGCACTGGTTCGGCACGCGCGAGCGCGGCCGCGTCGTCGCGTTCTGGAACGTGGCGCACAACGTCGGCGGCGGGCTCGTCGCCAAGTTCGCGCTCGCCGGGGTGCTGATCTTCGGCGACTGGGGCGCCAAGTTCTACTTCAACGCGCTCATCGCCGGCGTCATCGCCATCGTGATCTTCTTCCTGCTGAAGGACACGCCCCAGTCGTGCGGCCTGCCGCCCATCGAGGAGCACCAGAACGACTACCGGCCCGACTACAGCGCCGACCACGAGCGCATCTTCACGTTCCGCGAGATCTTCTTCCAGCACGTCTTCAACAACAAGTTCCTGTGGGCCATTGCCATCGCCAACGCGTTCGCCTACTTCGTGCGCTACGGCGTCGTGAACTGGATTCCGACGTACCTGGAGACGGCGAAGGGCTTCTCCTTCAGGGAATCGAGCATGGCGTGGGCGCTCTACGAGTTCGCGGCCATCCCCGGCACGATTGCCTGCGGCTGGATCTCCGACACGGTGTTCCGCAGCCGGCGCGCGCCCGCCACGATCCTCTTCATGGCGGCGACGCTCGTGGCGGTGGTCGTGTACTGGCTGAACCTGGAAGGGCCGCTCTGGGTCGACTACGCGGCCCTCATCGCGATTGGGTTCTTCATCTACGGGCCGATCATGATCATCGGCCTGCACGCGCTCGACCTCGTGCCGAAGAAGGCCGCGGGCACGGCGGCGGGCTTCACGGGCTTCTTCGGCTACGTGTTCGGGTCGGCCATCGCCGGAACGGGGGTGGGCTGGATCGCCGACCACTACGAGTGGCGCGGCGTCTTCATCACGATGATCGCCTGTTGCGTGCTGACGATGGTCTTCAGCGCGCTGACCCTCAGCCACCGCCTCGACAGCCACCGCCGCGACCCGGTTGGGGGATAG
- a CDS encoding carboxypeptidase regulatory-like domain-containing protein: MLTRTRTTIVALLLAVFAIGAAPAFAQFDTATVVGTVRDNTGGVVPGATVTLTSLDTGIEAIRITDENGNFEFITVRIGRYKVTAELDGFALALADNVQVTVGTRQRVDLRLEPGAITETVEVVGAVTRLETDTSQRGQLITAEQVVELPLNGREYSSLALLSPGVRLSALNTGSAQTVREGSFNINGLRSTFNNFLLDGLDNNAYGTSNQGFSNQVMQPSPDAVAEFRVVTNNMSAEYGRSAGATINVAYRSGTNQFRGAAWEFFRDTKLNATGFFKPSTGEKPPMRRDQFGGTFGGPVVRNKAFFFADYEGFRQTRELVAFQTIPTPAQRQGILAVDVRNPLTGVTYPAGTPIPMTNFARRVLSGLPDPNLPGTGNNYTFLQQFKNDNDKYNGKVDIQISPALSAFARYGYRNADLFDSPPLPLPSGGAGNAFTYVTNKQFASGFTWARSSTSLLEGRLGWSYTIAGKDPHALGTEDALSAYGISGLPTDPRVAGGLPTQLISGFSDLGRQATNPQWQYPEVWNPKINYTWVVGRHSLKTGYEYQYIATEVQDVNPLYGRDTYNGQFSRPTGVAANNIYNLSDFMFGLRANYALSTFLIANLRQQMHFTYIQDDWRVNDNLTLNVGLRYEYATPWYEKDNIMSNYDPVTNSMVLARDGSLRDRALMKPDRNNFGPRVGFAYTLTPRTVARGGYGVSYIHFHRAGGANVLSINGPQSVTAVVQQSPATPGFRTTQEGYPEGFTDPSRFNPLAANITYMPEDYHSSKVQSYYVSVQREIAQNMVFDVAYVGNRADGLLLFANFNQAAPNNPQGTIPLAQRRPIPGFADITYSFNGGKSRYNALQFKYEYRLRRGVMLLSSFTWSKAKDNGSGSLEGQGQGPQNFYDLEDSYGTSFYDQPYNSTTSFVWTLPVGRGQRWLADANAFVDALLGGWTVSGINTMTSGEATSLTYSPAAAFQVSGISQDFRGANFYRANLNGDPYGDKNSVTNYLSRDTVTVPTDPSQPFGNSPRNVVRGPRFWQVDFVASKDFRLPIGDQTRVQFRFEAFNLLNKTNFRSPNANRSSANFGTITSTFDARQMQLGVKVTF, encoded by the coding sequence GTGCTCACCAGAACGCGTACTACCATTGTGGCCCTGCTGCTGGCCGTCTTCGCCATCGGCGCGGCCCCGGCCTTCGCCCAGTTCGACACCGCCACGGTCGTCGGCACCGTGCGCGACAACACCGGGGGCGTCGTCCCCGGCGCCACCGTGACGCTGACCAGCCTCGATACGGGCATCGAGGCCATTCGCATCACCGACGAGAACGGCAACTTCGAGTTCATCACGGTGCGCATCGGCCGGTACAAGGTCACGGCCGAACTCGACGGCTTCGCGCTCGCGCTGGCCGACAACGTGCAGGTCACCGTCGGCACCCGCCAGCGTGTCGACCTGCGCCTCGAGCCGGGCGCCATCACGGAGACGGTGGAGGTCGTGGGCGCCGTCACGCGCCTCGAAACCGACACCAGCCAGCGCGGCCAACTGATCACGGCCGAACAGGTGGTGGAACTGCCGCTCAACGGCCGTGAGTACTCGAGCTTGGCGCTCTTGAGCCCCGGCGTGCGCCTGTCGGCGCTCAACACCGGGTCGGCGCAGACGGTCCGTGAAGGCTCGTTCAACATCAACGGCCTGCGGAGCACCTTCAACAACTTCCTGCTCGACGGGCTCGACAACAACGCGTACGGCACGAGCAACCAGGGCTTCAGCAACCAGGTGATGCAGCCCTCGCCCGACGCGGTGGCCGAGTTCCGCGTCGTCACCAACAACATGAGCGCGGAGTACGGGCGCAGCGCCGGCGCGACGATCAACGTCGCTTACCGGAGCGGCACCAACCAGTTCCGCGGGGCGGCCTGGGAGTTCTTCCGCGACACCAAGCTCAATGCGACCGGGTTCTTCAAGCCCTCGACGGGCGAGAAGCCGCCGATGCGCCGCGACCAGTTCGGTGGCACGTTCGGTGGACCCGTCGTGCGCAACAAGGCGTTCTTCTTCGCCGACTACGAGGGCTTCCGTCAGACGCGCGAACTCGTCGCGTTTCAGACGATCCCGACGCCGGCGCAGCGCCAGGGCATCCTCGCGGTCGACGTGCGCAACCCGCTCACCGGCGTCACCTACCCGGCGGGCACGCCCATCCCGATGACCAACTTCGCGCGCAGGGTGCTGAGCGGCCTGCCCGATCCGAACCTCCCGGGCACCGGCAACAACTACACGTTCCTGCAGCAGTTCAAGAACGACAACGACAAGTACAACGGCAAGGTCGACATCCAGATCAGCCCGGCGCTCTCGGCGTTTGCGCGCTACGGGTACCGTAACGCGGATCTCTTCGACTCGCCGCCGCTGCCGCTGCCGTCGGGTGGCGCCGGCAACGCGTTCACCTACGTGACCAACAAGCAGTTCGCGTCGGGCTTCACGTGGGCCCGGTCGAGCACGTCGCTGCTCGAAGGCCGCCTCGGCTGGTCGTACACGATCGCCGGCAAGGACCCGCACGCGCTCGGCACCGAGGACGCGCTGTCGGCCTACGGGATCTCTGGCCTGCCCACCGACCCGCGCGTCGCGGGCGGCCTGCCGACGCAGTTGATCAGCGGCTTCTCGGATCTCGGGCGACAGGCCACCAACCCGCAGTGGCAGTACCCGGAGGTGTGGAACCCGAAGATCAACTACACGTGGGTGGTCGGGCGGCACTCGCTCAAGACCGGCTACGAGTACCAGTACATCGCGACCGAAGTGCAGGACGTCAACCCGCTGTACGGGCGCGACACCTACAACGGGCAGTTCTCGCGGCCGACAGGTGTTGCCGCCAACAACATCTACAACCTGTCCGACTTCATGTTCGGCCTGCGCGCCAACTACGCGCTGAGCACGTTCCTCATCGCCAACCTCCGCCAGCAGATGCACTTCACGTACATCCAGGACGACTGGCGCGTGAACGACAACCTCACGCTCAACGTCGGCCTGCGGTACGAGTACGCGACGCCGTGGTACGAGAAGGACAACATCATGTCCAACTACGACCCGGTCACCAACTCGATGGTGCTCGCGCGTGACGGTTCGCTGCGGGATCGTGCGCTGATGAAGCCGGACCGCAACAACTTCGGCCCGCGGGTCGGCTTCGCCTACACGCTCACGCCACGCACGGTGGCCCGCGGCGGCTACGGCGTGAGCTACATCCACTTCCACCGGGCGGGCGGCGCCAACGTGCTCTCGATCAACGGCCCGCAGTCGGTGACGGCGGTCGTCCAGCAGTCGCCCGCGACGCCCGGGTTCCGGACGACCCAGGAAGGCTACCCCGAGGGGTTCACCGACCCGTCGCGCTTCAACCCGCTCGCGGCCAACATCACGTACATGCCCGAGGACTACCACTCGAGCAAGGTGCAGAGCTACTACGTGTCGGTGCAGCGAGAGATCGCGCAGAACATGGTCTTCGACGTGGCCTATGTGGGTAATCGCGCCGACGGCCTGCTGCTCTTCGCCAACTTCAACCAGGCCGCGCCGAACAACCCGCAGGGCACGATCCCGCTGGCCCAGCGGCGGCCGATTCCGGGCTTCGCCGACATCACCTACTCGTTCAACGGCGGCAAGTCGCGGTACAACGCGCTGCAGTTCAAGTACGAGTACCGCCTGCGCCGCGGCGTCATGCTGCTCAGCTCGTTCACCTGGTCGAAGGCCAAGGACAACGGCTCGGGCTCGCTCGAGGGCCAGGGCCAGGGGCCGCAGAACTTCTACGATCTCGAGGACAGCTACGGGACCTCGTTCTACGACCAGCCGTACAACAGCACGACGAGTTTCGTGTGGACGCTGCCCGTCGGTCGGGGACAGCGGTGGCTCGCCGACGCGAACGCGTTCGTGGACGCGCTCCTCGGCGGCTGGACGGTGAGCGGCATCAACACGATGACGTCCGGTGAAGCCACCTCGCTCACCTACTCGCCGGCCGCGGCGTTCCAGGTGTCGGGGATTTCACAGGACTTCCGTGGTGCCAACTTCTATCGCGCCAACCTCAACGGCGACCCGTATGGCGACAAGAATTCGGTGACGAACTACCTGAGCCGCGATACCGTCACCGTCCCGACCGACCCCAGCCAGCCGTTCGGCAACTCGCCGCGGAACGTCGTCCGCGGGCCGCGGTTCTGGCAGGTCGACTTCGTGGCCTCGAAGGACTTCCGGCTGCCGATTGGCGACCAGACGCGTGTGCAGTTCCGGTTCGAGGCATTCAACCTGCTGAACAAGACGAACTTCCGTTCGCCGAATGCCAACCGGAGCTCGGCCAACTTCGGCACGATCACCTCGACCTTCGACGCGCGCCAGATGCAACTCGGCGTGAAGGTCACCTTCTAG
- a CDS encoding ABC transporter permease, which yields MTDGLLTDVRYALRFFRRSPGFVLVAALSLGLGLGFNVALFSIVDAVLLRPLPVASPDTLVHVFTSGSDGDPYATSSYPDYLDLRSTNDVFDALVGHSAMFAALNEAGRMRLVMGEVVTGNYFTALGVRAAVGRTLLPEDDRPGAPRAAMVSDRFWRRELGADPAVVGRTLRLRGQTYEIVGVAAPGFGGLLPMLAAEVWVPTAWVEDVEPAGIQDAVPSPTGTSRVDRRGQRWLFLKGRLKPGVSAAQAQANLDVVMAGLASAHPETNQGRTPTVVPTRQSRFHPAAERVLVPIATGLMGLVGLVLLVACANVASMLLARASARHREIGIRLAIGASRLQIVRQLLIEGMVLSMAGGVLGVALAAVLIRLATSVELPLPVPLTFDLRVDLRVLAFSVALALVAGVLAGLAPALRTARTDVVTDLRGDATSGATVAGRRFTMRDALVAAQMAVTLVLLVAAGLVGRSLLAAKAADVGFRTAGLAIVSTDLEMIGYGRDDARAFYGRALERLRALPGVEGAALAERLPFSLNFNEQQFHVPGHVAPTERGFTIQATRVSEDYFRTLGVPILEGRAFGAVDTPDSPAVVVVNETLARRFWPGESALGKRMHLRGADGPAFEVVGVAADHRVRTVGEGLTPYVHFAQSQRSSPYQNIVLRTRGDAAQALASMRQALAAIEPNLVFMDNQTMEGQIAGTLLPVRLAAIVAFVVGVVALVIAAVGLYGVVSYTVARRTREIGVRLAIGADRVSVIALVLRQGLTLAAVGLVAGGLLAAAGVRGAASLLYGVGASDPLAWAGAAAVLVATAVLANAVPAWRAATLDPLEALRVE from the coding sequence ATGACCGACGGCCTGCTGACCGACGTGCGCTACGCGCTGCGATTCTTCCGGCGCAGCCCCGGGTTCGTCCTCGTCGCCGCCCTGTCGCTCGGGCTCGGGCTCGGATTCAACGTCGCGCTCTTCAGCATCGTCGACGCGGTGCTGTTGCGCCCGCTGCCGGTCGCCTCGCCCGACACGCTCGTCCACGTGTTCACGAGCGGCAGCGACGGCGATCCCTACGCGACCTCGTCCTACCCCGACTACCTCGATCTTCGCTCGACCAACGACGTGTTCGACGCCCTCGTCGGACACAGCGCGATGTTCGCCGCCCTCAACGAGGCCGGTCGCATGCGTCTCGTCATGGGCGAGGTCGTCACCGGCAACTACTTCACGGCGCTCGGCGTGCGTGCGGCGGTCGGCCGCACGCTGCTGCCCGAAGACGACCGGCCAGGCGCACCGCGCGCCGCGATGGTGTCGGACCGCTTCTGGCGGCGCGAGCTGGGGGCCGATCCCGCCGTCGTCGGCCGCACGTTGCGCCTTCGCGGGCAGACCTACGAGATCGTCGGCGTGGCCGCGCCGGGGTTTGGCGGCCTGCTCCCGATGCTGGCGGCCGAGGTCTGGGTGCCGACCGCGTGGGTGGAGGACGTCGAGCCGGCGGGCATCCAGGACGCCGTGCCGTCGCCCACGGGCACCAGCCGCGTGGATCGACGCGGTCAGCGCTGGCTGTTCCTCAAGGGCCGTCTGAAGCCGGGCGTGTCGGCCGCGCAGGCGCAGGCCAACCTCGACGTCGTCATGGCGGGGCTGGCGTCGGCGCATCCCGAGACGAACCAGGGGCGGACCCCGACGGTCGTGCCGACGCGCCAATCGCGGTTCCACCCGGCCGCCGAGCGCGTGCTGGTGCCCATCGCGACGGGCCTGATGGGACTCGTCGGCCTCGTGCTGCTCGTGGCGTGCGCGAACGTCGCGAGCATGCTGCTCGCGCGCGCGTCGGCCCGTCACCGCGAGATCGGGATTCGTCTCGCCATCGGAGCGAGCCGGCTGCAGATCGTGCGGCAACTGCTCATCGAGGGAATGGTGCTGTCGATGGCGGGCGGCGTGCTCGGCGTCGCGCTCGCGGCGGTGTTGATCCGGCTCGCGACGAGCGTCGAGCTGCCCCTGCCCGTGCCGCTCACCTTCGACCTGCGCGTCGACCTGCGCGTGCTGGCCTTCAGCGTCGCGCTCGCGCTCGTGGCCGGCGTGCTCGCCGGACTCGCGCCGGCGCTCCGCACCGCGCGCACGGACGTCGTGACCGACCTGCGGGGTGATGCCACGTCGGGGGCCACCGTGGCCGGGCGGCGGTTCACGATGCGCGACGCCCTCGTCGCGGCGCAGATGGCGGTCACGCTGGTGCTGCTCGTCGCCGCGGGGCTCGTGGGACGCAGCCTGCTGGCGGCGAAGGCCGCTGACGTCGGCTTCCGGACCGCCGGCCTCGCGATCGTCTCGACCGACCTCGAGATGATCGGCTACGGCCGCGACGACGCCCGCGCGTTCTACGGGCGGGCGCTCGAGCGGTTGCGGGCCCTGCCCGGCGTGGAGGGCGCGGCCCTGGCCGAGCGGCTGCCGTTCTCCCTGAACTTCAACGAACAGCAGTTCCACGTGCCGGGGCACGTGGCGCCGACCGAGCGGGGCTTCACGATCCAGGCGACGCGCGTGTCGGAGGACTACTTCCGGACGCTCGGCGTGCCGATTCTCGAGGGGCGCGCGTTCGGGGCGGTCGACACCCCGGACAGTCCCGCCGTGGTGGTCGTCAACGAGACGCTGGCCCGCCGGTTCTGGCCCGGCGAGAGCGCGCTCGGCAAGCGGATGCACCTGCGGGGGGCAGATGGCCCGGCGTTCGAGGTCGTCGGCGTCGCCGCGGACCATCGCGTGAGGACGGTGGGCGAGGGGCTCACGCCCTACGTGCACTTCGCGCAGTCGCAGCGGTCCTCGCCCTACCAGAACATCGTGTTGCGCACGCGCGGCGATGCCGCCCAGGCACTGGCGAGCATGCGGCAGGCGTTGGCCGCGATCGAGCCGAACCTCGTCTTCATGGACAACCAGACGATGGAGGGGCAGATTGCGGGAACGCTGCTGCCGGTGCGCCTTGCGGCGATCGTGGCCTTCGTCGTCGGGGTCGTGGCGCTCGTCATCGCCGCCGTCGGACTGTATGGCGTCGTGTCGTACACCGTGGCGCGGCGCACGCGGGAGATCGGCGTGCGCCTGGCGATCGGTGCCGACCGCGTGAGCGTGATCGCTCTCGTTCTGCGGCAGGGGCTGACGCTCGCTGCCGTGGGCCTCGTGGCTGGCGGGCTGCTGGCGGCAGCCGGGGTGCGCGGGGCCGCGAGCCTGCTCTACGGCGTGGGCGCATCCGATCCGCTGGCCTGGGCCGGCGCCGCCGCGGTGCTCGTCGCCACGGCGGTGCTGGCCAACGCGGTGCCCGCGTGGCGCGCGGCCACGCTCGACCCCCTCGAGGCCCTCCGCGTGGAGTGA
- a CDS encoding MIP family channel protein yields the protein MADNDGILREVLAEFLGTCVLILFGAGVVAQVVLSGGANGSYLAINLTWGLGVAMGCYVAGGVSGAHINPAVTLALAVHRGFPWRKVLPYSVAQIAGAFTGSLIVYITYHEAFAAFDGGLRQVTGPQATAFIFSTYPQAHLSTFPGGLIDQVVGTAILVGVLFGIVDARNAAPPAWLTPFIVGLLVVGIGAAFGFNSGYAINPARDIGPRLFTFVGGWGAEVFRAGNAWWWVPIVGPLVGGVLGGWIYDLFIGRRFPAR from the coding sequence ATGGCAGACAACGACGGGATCCTGCGTGAAGTCCTGGCCGAGTTTCTCGGCACCTGTGTCCTCATTCTCTTCGGTGCGGGCGTCGTCGCGCAGGTGGTGCTGAGCGGCGGCGCCAACGGCAGTTACCTCGCCATCAACCTGACGTGGGGGCTTGGCGTCGCCATGGGCTGTTACGTGGCCGGCGGCGTGTCGGGCGCGCACATCAACCCGGCTGTCACACTCGCGCTCGCCGTACACCGCGGCTTCCCGTGGCGCAAGGTGCTGCCCTACAGCGTGGCGCAGATTGCGGGCGCCTTCACGGGCTCGCTCATCGTCTACATCACCTACCACGAGGCCTTCGCGGCCTTCGACGGCGGCCTGCGGCAGGTGACGGGTCCCCAGGCGACGGCGTTCATCTTCTCGACCTACCCGCAGGCTCACCTCAGCACCTTCCCTGGTGGGCTCATCGACCAGGTCGTGGGGACGGCCATCCTCGTCGGCGTCCTCTTCGGCATCGTCGACGCGCGCAACGCGGCGCCGCCCGCGTGGCTGACGCCGTTCATCGTCGGGCTGCTCGTCGTCGGCATCGGCGCGGCGTTCGGCTTCAACTCCGGATACGCCATCAACCCCGCGCGCGACATCGGTCCCCGGCTCTTCACCTTCGTCGGCGGCTGGGGTGCCGAAGTGTTCCGCGCTGGAAATGCCTGGTGGTGGGTGCCCATTGTCGGGCCGCTCGTTGGGGGCGTGCTTGGCGGCTGGATCTACGACCTGTTCATCGGCCGCCGGTTCCCGGCCCGCTGA
- a CDS encoding glycerol-3-phosphate dehydrogenase/oxidase: MFDRLVERETPWDIVVVGGGATGVGIAVDAASRGYAVALLEQSDFGKGTSSRSTKLVHGGVRYLEQGNISLVMEALRERGILRQNAPHLVSNLAFVVPNYDWWEAPFYGLGLKVYNVLAGKYGFGHSEILSREETLERLPTIKTEGLRGGVVYYDGQFDDSRLLINLVQTAAEQGAVLLNYVQVVGLEKGADGFVDGIVARDVETGRELRVRGTIVINATGAFADGVRRLAEPNAAALIAPSQGIHLVFDRSFLPGESAIMVPHTRDGRVMFAIPWHGHTLVGTTDTPIDAPSLEPRPFEEEIAFILETAAQYLHKAPTRADVLSVFVGIRPLVRSGDSKLTAALSRDHTIHIDASGLLTTAGGKWTTYRQMAEDTVSQAAELARLPEKPCVTKTLNIHGFLTHGERFGPLSVYGSDALAIQDLMRADPTLAEPLHAALPYTRAEVVWAARIEAARTVEDVLSRRCRALVLNAKAAAAMAPEVGAIMARELGWSAERQRQEVEAFTALAERYQVN; the protein is encoded by the coding sequence ATGTTCGATCGGCTCGTCGAGCGCGAGACCCCGTGGGACATCGTAGTGGTGGGGGGTGGCGCCACGGGGGTGGGCATTGCCGTCGACGCGGCGTCGCGCGGCTACGCGGTGGCCCTGCTCGAGCAGAGCGACTTCGGCAAGGGCACGTCGAGCCGCAGCACCAAACTCGTGCACGGCGGCGTGCGCTACCTGGAGCAGGGCAACATCTCGCTGGTGATGGAGGCGCTGCGCGAACGCGGCATCCTGCGGCAGAATGCGCCGCACCTCGTGAGCAACCTGGCCTTCGTCGTGCCGAACTACGACTGGTGGGAGGCGCCGTTCTACGGCCTCGGCCTCAAGGTCTACAACGTGCTCGCCGGTAAGTACGGTTTCGGCCACTCGGAGATCCTGTCGCGCGAGGAAACGCTCGAGCGCCTGCCGACCATCAAGACCGAGGGCCTGCGTGGGGGCGTCGTCTACTACGATGGCCAGTTCGACGACTCGCGCCTGCTGATCAACCTCGTGCAAACGGCGGCCGAACAGGGCGCGGTACTGCTCAACTACGTGCAGGTCGTGGGGCTCGAGAAGGGCGCCGACGGCTTCGTCGACGGCATCGTCGCGCGCGACGTCGAGACCGGGCGTGAGTTGCGCGTGCGCGGCACGATCGTCATCAACGCGACAGGAGCGTTTGCCGACGGCGTTCGACGGCTCGCGGAGCCGAACGCCGCGGCGCTCATCGCGCCCAGCCAGGGCATCCACCTGGTGTTCGACCGCTCGTTCCTGCCGGGTGAGAGCGCGATCATGGTGCCGCACACGCGCGATGGCCGCGTCATGTTCGCAATTCCGTGGCACGGGCACACGCTCGTCGGAACGACCGACACGCCCATCGACGCGCCGTCGCTCGAACCGCGTCCGTTCGAGGAGGAAATCGCGTTCATCCTCGAGACGGCGGCGCAGTACCTGCACAAGGCGCCGACACGGGCCGACGTGCTGAGCGTGTTCGTCGGCATCCGCCCGCTCGTGCGCAGCGGCGACAGCAAGCTCACCGCGGCGCTCTCGCGCGACCACACCATCCACATCGACGCCTCGGGCCTGCTGACGACGGCCGGCGGCAAGTGGACGACCTACCGGCAGATGGCCGAGGACACGGTGAGCCAGGCGGCGGAGCTCGCCCGCCTGCCCGAGAAGCCGTGCGTGACGAAAACGCTGAACATCCACGGGTTCCTGACGCACGGCGAACGGTTCGGCCCCCTCAGCGTCTACGGGTCGGACGCGCTCGCCATCCAGGACCTGATGCGCGCCGACCCGACGCTCGCGGAGCCGCTGCACGCCGCGTTGCCCTACACGCGCGCCGAGGTCGTGTGGGCCGCGCGCATCGAGGCCGCGCGCACGGTGGAAGACGTCCTCTCCCGGCGATGCCGCGCGCTGGTGCTGAACGCGAAGGCGGCGGCCGCGATGGCCCCCGAGGTGGGGGCCATCATGGCGCGCGAGCTGGGGTGGAGCGCGGAGCGCCAGCGTCAGGAAGTGGAGGCGTTCACCGCGCTGGCGGAGCGATACCAGGTGAACTGA